In Elusimicrobiota bacterium, the genomic window TTTGCCAAATCTCAAAACATATCCGTAGGGCCGGGACGCGGTTCAGGAGCCGGCTCAATAGTCGCTTACTCGCTCGGTATTACTGATATCTGCCCTTTGCGTTACGGATTACTTTTTGAAAGGTTTTTAAATCCCGAAAGAAGATCAATGCCTGATTTAGACATAGATTTTGCGGATAACGGGCGAGACAAGGTAATTGAATATGTAATAAACAAATACGGTAATAAAAATTGCGCCCAGATAATCACTTTTGGCGCTATGAAAGCGCGCCTTGTTGTAAGGGATGTCGGAAGAGTAATGGGATTTACGCCTTCTGAAACGGACCGCATAGCCAAGATGATCCCTCCGATGGGGTCAACTATTTATACCGCGCTTCAAACGATCCCTGAATTAAAAAATCTCGCAAAATCTGATGATAAAATTGAAAAGCTTCTTAAAACTGCGCAGAAGCTTGAAGGGCTTAAACGCCATACCGGAGTTCATGCCGCCGGGATGGTTATCGCTAAAGAAGAAATTACAAAATTTTCCCCTCTGTCGCGCGGCGCAAAAGATATAATCACTACCCAATATGACGGAACGATACTGCCGAAACTAGGCCTTTTAAAAATTGATTTCCTCGGCCTTAAAACCCTTACTGTGATTGATGAAACGGTAGAAATAATAAATAAAACCGATCCGAAATTCTCAATAGAAAAAATAGATCTTGAAGATAAAAACACTTACCAGCTTTTCCTAGAAGCGCGCACTCTCGGTATTTTTCAGGTTGAATCCAAAGGAATGCGGGATTTAATCAGAAAACTTCAGCCGACAAATATTGAAGATATTATCGCTTTAGTAGCATTATATAGGCCCGGGCCGATGGGGTCAGGAATGCTGGATGATTTTGTCTCCAGAAAGCACGGGCGCACTAAAGTAAAGTATGACCATCCTCTGCTTGAACCGATTTTGAAAGACACCTACGGAGTAATCCTTTATCAGGAACAAGTAATGCGCATAGCAACAGATCTTGCCGCTTTTTCTGCGGGTCAAGCCGACGGGCTTAGAAAGGCTATGGGCAAGAAAATTCCCGAAGAGATAGAAAAACAAAGAGAAAATTTTATTAACGGCGCAAAAAATAAAGGGATTGAAAAAAGGCTTGCCGAAAAAATATTTGAACAAATAGTTCACTTCGGCGGTTACGGATTCAATAAATCACACGCCGCGGCATACGGAATTATTTCTTATAGAACCGCTTATTTAAAATCCCGCTATCCTTTAGAATTTATGGCAGCTTTATTAAATTCAGAGATAGGGCACTCTGCTATAGGCAAAGACGAAGAAGAAAGCAAACTTGCCACATACCTTACAGATTCGGAAAAAATGAAAATAAAAATTCTTCCTCCTGACATACAGTTCTCGGAGCCGCGATTTTCAATAGAAAACGGAAATATTAGATATGGCCTTACCGCAATTAAAAATGTAGGCGAAGGCGTGGCTGAATCAATAACTAATTCAAGAAAAGAAAAAGGCCCTTTTAAAAACTGGCAAGATTTTATAATGAGAGCCTATCTCCATGCTGCAAATAGAAAAGTTCTGGAATCATTAATAAAAGCCGGAGCCTTTGACAGTTTTGGCGAAAGTTACTTGTTCACAAGAGCCGATCTTATGACTAAATTGGACAAGTCCTTAGAACTTGCCGGCAGTAAGAATCAGGACGCTTCTATCGGGCAAGGCCTTTTGTTTGAAATGACTGAAATATCAGATACCAAAATAAACGGCATTAAAGTTGATGCGTGGTCAGAACACGACGCTCTTTCTAATGAAAAGGAAGTTCTTGGTTTTTATCTTTCAGGACACCCCTTAACTAAGCATCAGCAGGACCTCCTCTGCTATTCTCAGTACCGCCTTGACCGTCTTCCGCAGGGAGGCGCTGATCCGAGATCTTCTCCTTTAATCAGAGTTGCCGGAATTATTACAAATGCTAAAAAACTTGTCTCTAAAGCGAAAAATGAGTCTTATGCAAGATTTCGGTTAGAAGATTTAAACGGACAAATTGATGTCGTAGTATTTCCCAGCAGTTACAAAAACGGCCTTTCAAAATATATAGTCCCTAACAATTTTGTTGTAGTCAAAGGAAGGCTTTCCGGCCGAGATTCGGGCAATGAGCTTCTGGCAGAAGAAATAATGTCTATTGACGAGGCAAAACAAAAATTTGCGCCGTATGTCGGCACTATCCGGCTAAAAATATCGTCTGCGGGGCTTGAAACAGAAACCCTTGAAAATATTAAAACGATAATTAAAAAATATCCGGGAAAATCGCCAGTGGTTTTGGATGTTTTAGTTGCTGCCAACGAAGAATACTCTATTGAAACCGATTTGAAGGTAAAATATACTGACGAGTTTTTAAAAGATATTGAAAAAATCATCGGCCCTGATTCATGGGAAATGGAAACACAACAGCAGTTATAAGGGATAAGGGGTA contains:
- a CDS encoding DNA polymerase III subunit alpha, which translates into the protein MTHSEFVHLHNHTEYSLLDGACALTDDKGKPSPLIQTIAKEFKMPALAITDHGNMYGAVEFYTVCREAGIKPIIGCEVYVAPGSRFDKKVERSDDWENYHHLTLLAKDFEGYQNLMQIVSVGFTEGFYYKPRVDKEILNKFSKGIIALSGCLAGEVASNLLKEKFDAAQKVAVDYNSIFGNGNFYLEIMDNGLEEQRRIIPHLIDLSKKLNIGLVATNDCHYLKKEDAYDHDVLLCIGTASTLDDPSRLRFSSDQFYYRPPEEMIKLFSYLPESIKNTLLISEKTALEIDFNQLYMPHYPVVEGETPEKFLEKLCRKGLKTRYSEPAEIPEKRLNYELSIINKMGFASYFLIVWDFIQFAKSQNISVGPGRGSGAGSIVAYSLGITDICPLRYGLLFERFLNPERRSMPDLDIDFADNGRDKVIEYVINKYGNKNCAQIITFGAMKARLVVRDVGRVMGFTPSETDRIAKMIPPMGSTIYTALQTIPELKNLAKSDDKIEKLLKTAQKLEGLKRHTGVHAAGMVIAKEEITKFSPLSRGAKDIITTQYDGTILPKLGLLKIDFLGLKTLTVIDETVEIINKTDPKFSIEKIDLEDKNTYQLFLEARTLGIFQVESKGMRDLIRKLQPTNIEDIIALVALYRPGPMGSGMLDDFVSRKHGRTKVKYDHPLLEPILKDTYGVILYQEQVMRIATDLAAFSAGQADGLRKAMGKKIPEEIEKQRENFINGAKNKGIEKRLAEKIFEQIVHFGGYGFNKSHAAAYGIISYRTAYLKSRYPLEFMAALLNSEIGHSAIGKDEEESKLATYLTDSEKMKIKILPPDIQFSEPRFSIENGNIRYGLTAIKNVGEGVAESITNSRKEKGPFKNWQDFIMRAYLHAANRKVLESLIKAGAFDSFGESYLFTRADLMTKLDKSLELAGSKNQDASIGQGLLFEMTEISDTKINGIKVDAWSEHDALSNEKEVLGFYLSGHPLTKHQQDLLCYSQYRLDRLPQGGADPRSSPLIRVAGIITNAKKLVSKAKNESYARFRLEDLNGQIDVVVFPSSYKNGLSKYIVPNNFVVVKGRLSGRDSGNELLAEEIMSIDEAKQKFAPYVGTIRLKISSAGLETETLENIKTIIKKYPGKSPVVLDVLVAANEEYSIETDLKVKYTDEFLKDIEKIIGPDSWEMETQQQL